A window from Peromyscus eremicus chromosome 5, PerEre_H2_v1, whole genome shotgun sequence encodes these proteins:
- the LOC131911209 gene encoding LOW QUALITY PROTEIN: heat shock protein HSP 90-alpha-like (The sequence of the model RefSeq protein was modified relative to this genomic sequence to represent the inferred CDS: inserted 2 bases in 2 codons) encodes MPEETQTQDQPMEEKEVETFAFQAEITQLMSLIINTFYSNKEIFLRELISNSSDALDKIRYEKSLTDPSKLDSGKELHINLIPNKQDRTLTIVDTRIGTTKADLINNLGTIAKSGTKAFMEALQAGADISMIGQFGVGFYSAYLVAEKVTVITKHNDDEQYAWESSAGGSFTVRTDTGEPMGHGTKVILHLKEDQTEYLEEWRIKEIVKKHSQFIGYPITLFVEKECDKEVSDDEAEEKEDKEEEKEKVEKESEDKPEIEDVGSDEEGKKDGDKKKKKIRENYIDQEELNKTKPIWSRNPDDINNEEYGEFYKSLTKDWEEPFSVKHFSVKGQLEFRALLFVPRRAPFDLSENRKKKNNIKSYVCRVFIMDNCEELTPEYLNFIRGVVDSEDLPLNISHEMLQQSNIFKVIRKNLVKKCLELFTELAEDKENYXKFYEQFSKNIKLGIHEDSQNRIKLSELLQYYTSASGDETVSLKDCCTRMKENHKCIYFITGETKDQVANSAFVERLRKHGLEVIYMIEPIDEYCVQQLKEFEGKTLVLVTKGGLELTEDEEEKKKQEEKKTKFENLLKIMKDILEKKVEKVVVSNRLVTSPCCLVTSTYGWTANMERIMKAQAFRDNSTMGYMAAKKHLKINPDHSIIETLRQKAEADKNDKSVKDLVXLYETALLSSGFSLEDPQTHANRIYRMIKLGLGIDEDDPTVDDTSAAVTEEMPPLEGDDDTSSMEEVD; translated from the exons ATGCctgaggaaacccagacccaAGACCAACCaatggaggagaaggaggtggagACTTTCGCCTTTCAGGCAGAAATCACTCAGTTGATGTCCTTGATCATCAATACTTTCTATTCAAACAAAGAGATCTTTCTGAGGGAGCTGATTTCAAATTCATCAGATGCTCTGGACAAGATCAGATATGAGAAGAGTCTGACGGACCCTAGTAAACTAGACTCTGGGAAGGAGCTGCACATTAATCTTATTCCCAACAAACAAGATCGAACCCTTACTATTGTGGATACCAGAATTGGAACGACCAAGGCTGACCTGATCAATAACCTTGGTACTATTGCCAAGTCTGGTACCAAAGCCTTTATGGAGGCTTTGCAGGCTGGTGCAGATATCTCTATGATTGGCCAATTTGGTGTTGGTTTTTACTCTGCATATTTGGTTGCTGAGAAAGTGACTGTGATCACCAAACATAATGATGATGAGCAGTATGCCTGGGAATCCTCAGCAGGGGGCTCATTCACAGTGAGGACTGACACAGGTGAACCAATGGGCCATGGAACAAAGGTTATCTTACACCTGAAAGAAGACCAAACCGAGTATTTGGAGGAATGGAGAATAAAGGAGATTGTGAAGAAACATTCTCAGTTTATTGGCTATCCTATTACTCTCTTCGTGGAGAAGGAATGTGATAAGGAAGTCAGTGATGATGAAgctgaagaaaaagaagataaagaggaagagaaagaaaaagtagaaaaggagTCTGAGGATAAGCCTGAAATAGAAGATGTTGGTTCtgatgaagaaggaaagaaggatggtgacaagaagaagaagaagataagaGAAAATTACATTGATCAAGAAGAactcaacaaaacaaagcctATTTGGTCCAGAAATCCTGATGACATTAATAATGAAGAATATGGAGAATTTTACAAGAGCTTAACCAAGGACTGGGAAGAACCTTTTTCAGTGAAGCATTTTTCTGTTAAAGGACAATTGGAATTCCGGGCCCTTCTTTTTGTCCCAAGACGTGCTCCTTTTGATCTgtctgaaaacagaaagaaaaagaacaacatcAAGTCGTATGTGTGCAGAGTTTTCATCATGGATAACTGTGAGGAGTTAACTCCTGAGTATCTGAATTTCATTAGAGGAGTGGTGGATTCTGAGGATCTTCCTCTAAATATTTCCCATGAAATGTTGCAGCAAAGCaacatttttaaagttatcaGAAAGAATTTGGTCAAGAAATGTTTAGAACTATTTACTGAACTGGCAGAAGATAAAGAGAACT AAAAGTTTTATGAGCagttctcaaaaaatataaagcTTGGAATTCATGAAGACTCTCAAAATCGGATAAAGCTTTCAGAGCTGTTGCAATACTACACATCTGCTTCTGGAGATGAGACGGTGTCTCTCAAGGACTGTTGCACCAGAATGAAGGAAAACCACAAGTGCATCTACTTTATCACAGGTGAGACCAAGGACCAAGTTGCTAACTCGGCCTTTGTGGAACGTCTCCGAAAGCATGGCTTAGAAGTAATCTATATGATTGAGCCCATTGATGAGTATTGTGTGCAACAGCTGAAGGAATTTGAGGGTAAGACCTTGGTGTTGGTTACCAAAGGaggactggaactcacagaagatgaagaggagaaaaagaaacaggaagagaaaaagacaaaatttgaAAACCTCCTCAAAATTATGAAAGATATTTTAGAGAAAAAGGTTGAAAAGGTGGTTGTATCAAACCGATTGGTGACATCCCCATGCTGTCTTGTCACGAGCACATACGGGTGGACAGCAAACATGGAGAGAATCATGAAAGCTCAAGCCTTCAGAGACAACTCAACAATGGGTTACATGGCAGCAAAGAAGCACCTGAAGATAAACCCTGATCACTCCATTATTGAAACCCTACGGCAAAAGGCGGAGGCTGACAAGAATGACAAGTCTGTGAAGGATCTGG ATCTGTATGAAACTGCACTCCTGTCTTCTGGTTTCAGTCTGGAAGATCCCCAGACACATGCTAACAGGATCTACAGGATGATCAAGCTTGGTCTAGGTATTGATGAAGATGATCCCACTGTGGATGATACCAGTGCTGCTGTAACTGAAGAGATGCCACCCCTGGAAGGAGATGACGACACATCGAGCATGGAAGAAGTAGACTAA